Below is a genomic region from Desulfuromonadales bacterium.
TTCCCCCCCTTGATGTTTTAAGTCCGCCCCCTTGCCCCCAGGCTTGCAAAAATGGCCCGGGACGGGTATAAGATTGCGACTTTCACCTCGCCGGCAACCCGATGGAACCCACACTCCCCTTCGACCACAACGCCCATCTCGAACTGGCCGGGATGCGCATGCCCCTAGGAGAATCACCATGAACAGCTGTCCCTGCGGATCAGGCGCCGAATATGCCGCCTGCTGCGAACCGATCATCACCGGGAAGAAAGCGGCCGAGACGGCCGAACAACTGATGCGGGCCCGCTATTCGGCCCACGTGAAGGTCGAGATCGATTTCCTCTTCGAGAGCACCCACCCCGATCACCGCCAGGGGTACGACCACAAGGGGACCCGGACCTGGGCCGAGAACTCCGAATGGCATGGCCTGCAAATCCTCGAAACGGTCCAGGGCGGCCCCCGGGATGCAGAGGGGGA
It encodes:
- a CDS encoding YchJ family protein; this translates as MNSCPCGSGAEYAACCEPIITGKKAAETAEQLMRARYSAHVKVEIDFLFESTHPDHRQGYDHKGTRTWAENSEWHGLQILETVQGGPRDAEGEVEFIARFRDKDGLRSHHERGQFKRQDGCWLFTEGTMVKPQPLSASKVGRNDPCPCGSGSKFKKCCGK